Proteins from one Elgaria multicarinata webbii isolate HBS135686 ecotype San Diego chromosome 3, rElgMul1.1.pri, whole genome shotgun sequence genomic window:
- the CLK4 gene encoding dual specificity protein kinase CLK4 isoform X2: MPAIKVDPVGRHERCLSIGPILWKILPTKMKHSKRSHCSEWEKRKSVDEEKSTNSQKSRRRSHSSERDHKCYKSLKPADSSFDDSSTHERDRHDRRYVEEYRNYFCEVDDQKHYHRDYEKSHHHHYSKSSGQSRKTSHKRKHKKQDASYSSHSKSHRRKRSRSVEEEEGHLICQSGDVLRARYEIIATLGEGAFGKVVECIDHHMRAMHVAIKIVKNVGRYREAARSEIQILEHLNSLDPDSTFRCVQMLEWFEHHGHVCIVFELLGLSTYDFIKENSFLPFPIELIRKMAYQICQSINFLHHNKLTHTDLKPENILFVESDYVLKYNSNVKQDERTLKNSDIKVVDFGSATYDNDHHSTLVSTRHYRAPEVILALGWSQPCDVWSIGCILIEYYLGFTVFQTHDSKEHLAMMERILGPLPVHMIKKSRKHYFHHDQLDWDEHSSAGRYVRRRCKPLKEFMHCHDKDHENLFDLIRRMLEYDPAKRITLDEALEHCFFDDRELS; the protein is encoded by the exons ATGCCCGCTATTAAGGTTGATCCAGTTGGGAGACATGAGAGATGTCTTAGTATTGGCCCCATACTGTGGAAAATTCTGCCCACTAAG ATGAAGCACTCAAAGCGAAGCCATTGCTCtgaatgggagaagagaaagagtgTGGATGAAGAAAAGAGCACCAATAGCCAAAAGAGCAGGAGGAGGTCTCACAGCAGTGAAAGAGATCACaaatgctataaatcacttaaacctgcagacag TTCCTTCGATGATAGCTCCACACATGAGAGAGACCGTCATGACCGGAGATACGTTGAGGAATATAGAAATTACTTCTGTGAAGTAGATGACCAGAAGCATTATCACAGAGATTATGAAAAGAGTCACCACCATCATTATAGCAAATCCTCTGGTCAAAGCAGAAAAACTAGTCATAAAAGAAAGCATAAGAAACAGGACGCTAGTTACAGCTCACATTCG AAGAGCCACCGAAGGAAAAGATCCAGGagtgtagaggaggaggagggtcatcTGATCTGTCAAAGTGGAGACGTACTAAGAGCAAGAT atgaaatTATTGCTACTTTAGGGGAGGGTGCTTTTGGAAAAGTGGTAGAATGCATTGATCACCACAT GAGAGCAATGCATGTAGCTATAAAAATTGTGAAAAATGTTGGTAGATACAGAGAAGCAGCTCGTTCAGAAATTCAGATACTGGAGCATTTAAATAGCTTGGATCCTGACAGTACATT CCGTTGTGTACAGATGCTGGAATGGTTTGAACATCATGGCCATGTTTGCATTGTGTTTGAGCTACTGGGACTCAGTACCTAtgattttattaaagaaaatagTTTCCTGCCTTTTCCTATTGAACTTATTAGGAAGATGGCTTATCAGATTTGTCAATCTATAAACT tctTGCACCACAATAAGTTGACTCATACAGATCTGAAacctgaaaatattttatttgtagAGTCCGATTATGTATTAAAGTACAATTCTAATGTG AAGCAGGATGAGCGCACACTGAAAAACTCAGATATTAAAGTCGTAGACTTTGGAAGTGCAACATATGATAATGACCATCACAGCACTTTAGTGTCTACAAGACATTACAGAGCACCTGAAGTTATATTAG CACTTGGGTGGTCACAGCCCTGTGATGTCTGGAGTATAGGATGCATCCTGATTGAATATTACCTTGGTTTTACTGTCTTTCAG aCACATGATAGTAAGGAACATCTGGCAATGATGGAGAGGATACTAGGGCCTTTACCAGTGCACATGATTAAAAAATCAAG GAAACATTATTTCCATCATGACCAATTGGATTGGGATGAACATAGTTCTGCAGGTCGCTATGTTAGGAGACGATGTAAGCCACTAAAG gAATTCATGCATTGCCATGATAAAGACCATGAAAATCTTTTTGACCTTATTCGTCGCATGTTGGAGTATGATCCAGCCAAGAGAATTACTCTAGATGAAGCATTGGAGCATTGTTTCTTTGATGACAGAGAACTGAGTTGA
- the CLK4 gene encoding dual specificity protein kinase CLK4 isoform X3, with product MKHSKRSHCSEWEKRKSVDEEKSTNSQKSRRRSHSSERDHKCYKSLKPADSSSFDDSSTHERDRHDRRYVEEYRNYFCEVDDQKHYHRDYEKSHHHHYSKSSGQSRKTSHKRKHKKQDASYSSHSKSHRRKRSRSVEEEEGHLICQSGDVLRARYEIIATLGEGAFGKVVECIDHHMRAMHVAIKIVKNVGRYREAARSEIQILEHLNSLDPDSTFRCVQMLEWFEHHGHVCIVFELLGLSTYDFIKENSFLPFPIELIRKMAYQICQSINFLHHNKLTHTDLKPENILFVESDYVLKYNSNVKQDERTLKNSDIKVVDFGSATYDNDHHSTLVSTRHYRAPEVILALGWSQPCDVWSIGCILIEYYLGFTVFQTHDSKEHLAMMERILGPLPVHMIKKSRKHYFHHDQLDWDEHSSAGRYVRRRCKPLKEFMHCHDKDHENLFDLIRRMLEYDPAKRITLDEALEHCFFDDRELS from the exons ATGAAGCACTCAAAGCGAAGCCATTGCTCtgaatgggagaagagaaagagtgTGGATGAAGAAAAGAGCACCAATAGCCAAAAGAGCAGGAGGAGGTCTCACAGCAGTGAAAGAGATCACaaatgctataaatcacttaaacctgcagacag TAGTTCCTTCGATGATAGCTCCACACATGAGAGAGACCGTCATGACCGGAGATACGTTGAGGAATATAGAAATTACTTCTGTGAAGTAGATGACCAGAAGCATTATCACAGAGATTATGAAAAGAGTCACCACCATCATTATAGCAAATCCTCTGGTCAAAGCAGAAAAACTAGTCATAAAAGAAAGCATAAGAAACAGGACGCTAGTTACAGCTCACATTCG AAGAGCCACCGAAGGAAAAGATCCAGGagtgtagaggaggaggagggtcatcTGATCTGTCAAAGTGGAGACGTACTAAGAGCAAGAT atgaaatTATTGCTACTTTAGGGGAGGGTGCTTTTGGAAAAGTGGTAGAATGCATTGATCACCACAT GAGAGCAATGCATGTAGCTATAAAAATTGTGAAAAATGTTGGTAGATACAGAGAAGCAGCTCGTTCAGAAATTCAGATACTGGAGCATTTAAATAGCTTGGATCCTGACAGTACATT CCGTTGTGTACAGATGCTGGAATGGTTTGAACATCATGGCCATGTTTGCATTGTGTTTGAGCTACTGGGACTCAGTACCTAtgattttattaaagaaaatagTTTCCTGCCTTTTCCTATTGAACTTATTAGGAAGATGGCTTATCAGATTTGTCAATCTATAAACT tctTGCACCACAATAAGTTGACTCATACAGATCTGAAacctgaaaatattttatttgtagAGTCCGATTATGTATTAAAGTACAATTCTAATGTG AAGCAGGATGAGCGCACACTGAAAAACTCAGATATTAAAGTCGTAGACTTTGGAAGTGCAACATATGATAATGACCATCACAGCACTTTAGTGTCTACAAGACATTACAGAGCACCTGAAGTTATATTAG CACTTGGGTGGTCACAGCCCTGTGATGTCTGGAGTATAGGATGCATCCTGATTGAATATTACCTTGGTTTTACTGTCTTTCAG aCACATGATAGTAAGGAACATCTGGCAATGATGGAGAGGATACTAGGGCCTTTACCAGTGCACATGATTAAAAAATCAAG GAAACATTATTTCCATCATGACCAATTGGATTGGGATGAACATAGTTCTGCAGGTCGCTATGTTAGGAGACGATGTAAGCCACTAAAG gAATTCATGCATTGCCATGATAAAGACCATGAAAATCTTTTTGACCTTATTCGTCGCATGTTGGAGTATGATCCAGCCAAGAGAATTACTCTAGATGAAGCATTGGAGCATTGTTTCTTTGATGACAGAGAACTGAGTTGA
- the CLK4 gene encoding dual specificity protein kinase CLK4 isoform X5 — MRAMHVAIKIVKNVGRYREAARSEIQILEHLNSLDPDSTFRCVQMLEWFEHHGHVCIVFELLGLSTYDFIKENSFLPFPIELIRKMAYQICQSINFLHHNKLTHTDLKPENILFVESDYVLKYNSNVKQDERTLKNSDIKVVDFGSATYDNDHHSTLVSTRHYRAPEVILALGWSQPCDVWSIGCILIEYYLGFTVFQTHDSKEHLAMMERILGPLPVHMIKKSRKHYFHHDQLDWDEHSSAGRYVRRRCKPLKEFMHCHDKDHENLFDLIRRMLEYDPAKRITLDEALEHCFFDDRELS, encoded by the exons AT GAGAGCAATGCATGTAGCTATAAAAATTGTGAAAAATGTTGGTAGATACAGAGAAGCAGCTCGTTCAGAAATTCAGATACTGGAGCATTTAAATAGCTTGGATCCTGACAGTACATT CCGTTGTGTACAGATGCTGGAATGGTTTGAACATCATGGCCATGTTTGCATTGTGTTTGAGCTACTGGGACTCAGTACCTAtgattttattaaagaaaatagTTTCCTGCCTTTTCCTATTGAACTTATTAGGAAGATGGCTTATCAGATTTGTCAATCTATAAACT tctTGCACCACAATAAGTTGACTCATACAGATCTGAAacctgaaaatattttatttgtagAGTCCGATTATGTATTAAAGTACAATTCTAATGTG AAGCAGGATGAGCGCACACTGAAAAACTCAGATATTAAAGTCGTAGACTTTGGAAGTGCAACATATGATAATGACCATCACAGCACTTTAGTGTCTACAAGACATTACAGAGCACCTGAAGTTATATTAG CACTTGGGTGGTCACAGCCCTGTGATGTCTGGAGTATAGGATGCATCCTGATTGAATATTACCTTGGTTTTACTGTCTTTCAG aCACATGATAGTAAGGAACATCTGGCAATGATGGAGAGGATACTAGGGCCTTTACCAGTGCACATGATTAAAAAATCAAG GAAACATTATTTCCATCATGACCAATTGGATTGGGATGAACATAGTTCTGCAGGTCGCTATGTTAGGAGACGATGTAAGCCACTAAAG gAATTCATGCATTGCCATGATAAAGACCATGAAAATCTTTTTGACCTTATTCGTCGCATGTTGGAGTATGATCCAGCCAAGAGAATTACTCTAGATGAAGCATTGGAGCATTGTTTCTTTGATGACAGAGAACTGAGTTGA
- the CLK4 gene encoding dual specificity protein kinase CLK4 isoform X1 has protein sequence MPAIKVDPVGRHERCLSIGPILWKILPTKMKHSKRSHCSEWEKRKSVDEEKSTNSQKSRRRSHSSERDHKCYKSLKPADSSSFDDSSTHERDRHDRRYVEEYRNYFCEVDDQKHYHRDYEKSHHHHYSKSSGQSRKTSHKRKHKKQDASYSSHSKSHRRKRSRSVEEEEGHLICQSGDVLRARYEIIATLGEGAFGKVVECIDHHMRAMHVAIKIVKNVGRYREAARSEIQILEHLNSLDPDSTFRCVQMLEWFEHHGHVCIVFELLGLSTYDFIKENSFLPFPIELIRKMAYQICQSINFLHHNKLTHTDLKPENILFVESDYVLKYNSNVKQDERTLKNSDIKVVDFGSATYDNDHHSTLVSTRHYRAPEVILALGWSQPCDVWSIGCILIEYYLGFTVFQTHDSKEHLAMMERILGPLPVHMIKKSRKHYFHHDQLDWDEHSSAGRYVRRRCKPLKEFMHCHDKDHENLFDLIRRMLEYDPAKRITLDEALEHCFFDDRELS, from the exons ATGCCCGCTATTAAGGTTGATCCAGTTGGGAGACATGAGAGATGTCTTAGTATTGGCCCCATACTGTGGAAAATTCTGCCCACTAAG ATGAAGCACTCAAAGCGAAGCCATTGCTCtgaatgggagaagagaaagagtgTGGATGAAGAAAAGAGCACCAATAGCCAAAAGAGCAGGAGGAGGTCTCACAGCAGTGAAAGAGATCACaaatgctataaatcacttaaacctgcagacag TAGTTCCTTCGATGATAGCTCCACACATGAGAGAGACCGTCATGACCGGAGATACGTTGAGGAATATAGAAATTACTTCTGTGAAGTAGATGACCAGAAGCATTATCACAGAGATTATGAAAAGAGTCACCACCATCATTATAGCAAATCCTCTGGTCAAAGCAGAAAAACTAGTCATAAAAGAAAGCATAAGAAACAGGACGCTAGTTACAGCTCACATTCG AAGAGCCACCGAAGGAAAAGATCCAGGagtgtagaggaggaggagggtcatcTGATCTGTCAAAGTGGAGACGTACTAAGAGCAAGAT atgaaatTATTGCTACTTTAGGGGAGGGTGCTTTTGGAAAAGTGGTAGAATGCATTGATCACCACAT GAGAGCAATGCATGTAGCTATAAAAATTGTGAAAAATGTTGGTAGATACAGAGAAGCAGCTCGTTCAGAAATTCAGATACTGGAGCATTTAAATAGCTTGGATCCTGACAGTACATT CCGTTGTGTACAGATGCTGGAATGGTTTGAACATCATGGCCATGTTTGCATTGTGTTTGAGCTACTGGGACTCAGTACCTAtgattttattaaagaaaatagTTTCCTGCCTTTTCCTATTGAACTTATTAGGAAGATGGCTTATCAGATTTGTCAATCTATAAACT tctTGCACCACAATAAGTTGACTCATACAGATCTGAAacctgaaaatattttatttgtagAGTCCGATTATGTATTAAAGTACAATTCTAATGTG AAGCAGGATGAGCGCACACTGAAAAACTCAGATATTAAAGTCGTAGACTTTGGAAGTGCAACATATGATAATGACCATCACAGCACTTTAGTGTCTACAAGACATTACAGAGCACCTGAAGTTATATTAG CACTTGGGTGGTCACAGCCCTGTGATGTCTGGAGTATAGGATGCATCCTGATTGAATATTACCTTGGTTTTACTGTCTTTCAG aCACATGATAGTAAGGAACATCTGGCAATGATGGAGAGGATACTAGGGCCTTTACCAGTGCACATGATTAAAAAATCAAG GAAACATTATTTCCATCATGACCAATTGGATTGGGATGAACATAGTTCTGCAGGTCGCTATGTTAGGAGACGATGTAAGCCACTAAAG gAATTCATGCATTGCCATGATAAAGACCATGAAAATCTTTTTGACCTTATTCGTCGCATGTTGGAGTATGATCCAGCCAAGAGAATTACTCTAGATGAAGCATTGGAGCATTGTTTCTTTGATGACAGAGAACTGAGTTGA
- the CLK4 gene encoding dual specificity protein kinase CLK4 isoform X4, which produces MKKRAPIAKRAGGGLTAVKEITNAINHLNLQTDEIIATLGEGAFGKVVECIDHHMRAMHVAIKIVKNVGRYREAARSEIQILEHLNSLDPDSTFRCVQMLEWFEHHGHVCIVFELLGLSTYDFIKENSFLPFPIELIRKMAYQICQSINFLHHNKLTHTDLKPENILFVESDYVLKYNSNVKQDERTLKNSDIKVVDFGSATYDNDHHSTLVSTRHYRAPEVILALGWSQPCDVWSIGCILIEYYLGFTVFQTHDSKEHLAMMERILGPLPVHMIKKSRKHYFHHDQLDWDEHSSAGRYVRRRCKPLKEFMHCHDKDHENLFDLIRRMLEYDPAKRITLDEALEHCFFDDRELS; this is translated from the exons ATGAAGAAAAGAGCACCAATAGCCAAAAGAGCAGGAGGAGGTCTCACAGCAGTGAAAGAGATCACaaatgctataaatcacttaaacctgcagacag atgaaatTATTGCTACTTTAGGGGAGGGTGCTTTTGGAAAAGTGGTAGAATGCATTGATCACCACAT GAGAGCAATGCATGTAGCTATAAAAATTGTGAAAAATGTTGGTAGATACAGAGAAGCAGCTCGTTCAGAAATTCAGATACTGGAGCATTTAAATAGCTTGGATCCTGACAGTACATT CCGTTGTGTACAGATGCTGGAATGGTTTGAACATCATGGCCATGTTTGCATTGTGTTTGAGCTACTGGGACTCAGTACCTAtgattttattaaagaaaatagTTTCCTGCCTTTTCCTATTGAACTTATTAGGAAGATGGCTTATCAGATTTGTCAATCTATAAACT tctTGCACCACAATAAGTTGACTCATACAGATCTGAAacctgaaaatattttatttgtagAGTCCGATTATGTATTAAAGTACAATTCTAATGTG AAGCAGGATGAGCGCACACTGAAAAACTCAGATATTAAAGTCGTAGACTTTGGAAGTGCAACATATGATAATGACCATCACAGCACTTTAGTGTCTACAAGACATTACAGAGCACCTGAAGTTATATTAG CACTTGGGTGGTCACAGCCCTGTGATGTCTGGAGTATAGGATGCATCCTGATTGAATATTACCTTGGTTTTACTGTCTTTCAG aCACATGATAGTAAGGAACATCTGGCAATGATGGAGAGGATACTAGGGCCTTTACCAGTGCACATGATTAAAAAATCAAG GAAACATTATTTCCATCATGACCAATTGGATTGGGATGAACATAGTTCTGCAGGTCGCTATGTTAGGAGACGATGTAAGCCACTAAAG gAATTCATGCATTGCCATGATAAAGACCATGAAAATCTTTTTGACCTTATTCGTCGCATGTTGGAGTATGATCCAGCCAAGAGAATTACTCTAGATGAAGCATTGGAGCATTGTTTCTTTGATGACAGAGAACTGAGTTGA